The sequence below is a genomic window from Draconibacterium halophilum.
AATCTCGAAGTCTCGCCCTCTCAGTGCTCACATTCTGTCACATAATCCTTCAATCTTCCGTCACTCATTCTACCAATCGAAAAAGTCATCCAAATCGCGTCGGTCTTTTTTGGTCGGTCGCCCGGTACCTTTTTCTCTTGCACTCCAGCGCATGTGTTTTTGCATCTCGAGCAACTCAATCTCTTCCAGTGGTGTTACATCCTCCAAAAAATCGGATACCAATTTGGCGCCCATCCTTTTACCTGACAGCGCCAGCACTTTAAAACTCTTGGTAATGGGTGATTTCCGTACTTTTATTACCTCCCCAACATGAACTTCGCGAGAGGCTTTTACTGCCACGTCATCGATAGTTATGTGGCCTTTTTTACAAGCTTCGGTAGCCTGACTGCGGGTCTTAAAAATCCGCACGACCCACAACCATTTATCTATGCGAACTCCCTGTGTCATCTATCGTTTGTTATGAAAATTCATGGTACGGTCGACACCAATTGTACCAAAACTTTTTATAATCTCAATAGAATCGTCAATCTTAAAAGGCAATTCCTTTTGCTCAACTTTTGACCACTCGCCTAGTACATAATTTACCTGGTGCCCTTTATGGAATTCGTCGCCAATGCCAAAACGCAAGCGTGCATAATCGTTTCGTCCCAGCACCTGGTTAATGTTTTCAAGCCCGTTATGACCGCCAGCTCCACCTTTTGCACGTACTCTGAGCGTACCAAATGGCAATGCCAGGTCGTCAACCAGAACCAGCATGTTTTTAACGTCGATCTTTTCTTTTTGCAACCAGTAATTTACTGCCCGCCCACTCAGATTCATGTAGGTGGTTGGCTTGAGTAAAATAAACGTTCGGCCTTTGAATTTATATTCGGCAACAAAACCGTAACGCTTATCGCTAAAACTAATATTGGACGCCTCAGCGAGTGCGTCCAATATTTGAAAGCCAATATTATGGCGAGTATTTTTATATTCTGGTCCTATATTACCGAGTCCGGCAATTAAGTATTTCATACGATCTATTTTATGATTATGGTATCGTATGAAATTCGCCTTGCTTAAACAAGACGTATTTCATTTGAATATAATTTATTCTTCAGTTGATTCTGATGCTTCAGCTTCAGCTCCTTCTTCTCCTTCTCCTTCTCCTTCTCCTTCTTCTTCAGCACCACCTGCAGCAGATTTTGCTGCCCTGGTAATACTTACGCTAACAATAACATTCGATTTAGGGTCTAAGAGCTCAACTCCCGGTAGATTTAAATCTCCTACTTTAATCGTTTCACCGATATCGAGTTTTGTTACATCAATATCAATTGTATCAGGCAAATTCGCTGCCAATGCTCTTACACTAAGACGACGAAGCGTAGTATTTAACTTACCACCTTTCTTTATACCTTTTGCAAAACCTTCAACTTTTACAGGAACATTGATTTTGATCGATTTATCATCATTAATTTGAAGAAAATCTACATGAAGTACAACCTCATCAACCGGGTGCCATTGAATGTCCTGCATAAGTGCTTTATATACAGTTCCGTCAATGTCAAGGTCAATCAGGTATACACTTGGGGTATAAACCAATTGTCTTAACTCGGCAAAAGAAACCGAAAAGTGAACCGGCTCATCACTACCATACAATACTGCAGGTGCTTTTTCTTCTAAGCGAAGTTTTTTAGCATCCTTCTTTCCAAGAGATTTTCTTAACTCTCCTTTAATTACTACTGATTTCATTTTAAATAATTTACGTTAATAAATATGGTACTCAGTCCTCCCTTCCTTTTTGGTCGGGCAAACAGCATGCACATTATTACTGCGTCTGCTTATGGAAAAAGCGGTGCAAAAATAGAAATTATTTATAATATAACGAACTTATTGACTGATTTTTATATACCCTGCGAATGGCTTCGCCAAAAGCCTCGGCTGTAGAGATGTATTTAATTTTATCGCAGCCCGTTTTTGGCTTTATCGAATCAGTAAAATACACTTCTTCCAATTCCGATTTTTCAATCCTTTCCACTGCCGGCCCCGACAATACACCGTGTGCAGCAAAAGCACGAACACTTCTAGCTCCCTTTTTCTTCATCAGGTTGGCAGCTTTAGTTATTGTTCCCGCCGTATCAATCATATCGTCAACTATAATCACGTCTTTATTTTCTACATCACCAATAACAGTCATGTTACCCACTTCATTCGGACGCGCTCTTGTTTTATGGCAAATTACAATACCGGTATTCAACATTTTTGCATAAGTATTGGCACGTTTTGTCCCCCCCACATCGGGCGATGCAATAATCACATTGTCCAGCCCCATTTTTTCTATGAACGGAACAAAAAGTGTTGACGCATATAAATGGTCAACCGGAACATTAAAGAATCCCTGAATCTGATCAGCGTGTAAATCCATAGTAATAAGTCGATCAACTCCGGAAACTGAAAGCAGGTCAGCAATCAGTTTGGCACCTATTGAAACCCTGGGTTTATCTTTACGATCCTGACGCGCATAACCAAA
It includes:
- a CDS encoding ribose-phosphate pyrophosphokinase; amino-acid sequence: MKTNPLKIFTGRATRYLTEKICDSLDVDLGHSSCPVFADGEFEPCYEETIRGSHIFIVQSTPPSADNLLELLLMVDAAKRASAYKVIAVIPYFGYARQDRKDKPRVSIGAKLIADLLSVSGVDRLITMDLHADQIQGFFNVPVDHLYASTLFVPFIEKMGLDNVIIASPDVGGTKRANTYAKMLNTGIVICHKTRARPNEVGNMTVIGDVENKDVIIVDDMIDTAGTITKAANLMKKKGARSVRAFAAHGVLSGPAVERIEKSELEEVYFTDSIKPKTGCDKIKYISTAEAFGEAIRRVYKNQSISSLYYK
- the pth gene encoding aminoacyl-tRNA hydrolase — encoded protein: MKYLIAGLGNIGPEYKNTRHNIGFQILDALAEASNISFSDKRYGFVAEYKFKGRTFILLKPTTYMNLSGRAVNYWLQKEKIDVKNMLVLVDDLALPFGTLRVRAKGGAGGHNGLENINQVLGRNDYARLRFGIGDEFHKGHQVNYVLGEWSKVEQKELPFKIDDSIEIIKSFGTIGVDRTMNFHNKR
- a CDS encoding 50S ribosomal protein L25/general stress protein Ctc, whose protein sequence is MKSVVIKGELRKSLGKKDAKKLRLEEKAPAVLYGSDEPVHFSVSFAELRQLVYTPSVYLIDLDIDGTVYKALMQDIQWHPVDEVVLHVDFLQINDDKSIKINVPVKVEGFAKGIKKGGKLNTTLRRLSVRALAANLPDTIDIDVTKLDIGETIKVGDLNLPGVELLDPKSNVIVSVSITRAAKSAAGGAEEEGEGEGEGEEGAEAEASESTEE
- a CDS encoding RNA-binding S4 domain-containing protein; the encoded protein is MTQGVRIDKWLWVVRIFKTRSQATEACKKGHITIDDVAVKASREVHVGEVIKVRKSPITKSFKVLALSGKRMGAKLVSDFLEDVTPLEEIELLEMQKHMRWSAREKGTGRPTKKDRRDLDDFFDW